One genomic segment of uncultured Tolumonas sp. includes these proteins:
- the rplB gene encoding 50S ribosomal protein L2, translating into MAIVKCKPTSPGRRHVVKIVTPELHKGKPFAGLLEEKRKTGGRNNNGRITTRHIGGGHKQHYRLIDFKRNKDGIPAKIERLEYDPNRSANIALVLYADGERRYILAPKNLKAGDPIVSGVDAAIKAGNALPMRNIPVGTTVHAVEMKPGKGAQIARSAGASVQILAREGAYVTLRLRSGEVRKVLAECRATVGEVGNAEHMLRQLGKAGANRWRGIRPTVRGMAMNPVDHPHGGGEGRNKGIQPVSPWGTPAKGYRTRSNKRTDKYIVRRRNK; encoded by the coding sequence ATGGCAATCGTAAAATGTAAGCCTACCTCTCCGGGCCGTCGTCACGTCGTTAAGATCGTCACACCGGAGCTGCATAAAGGTAAACCGTTTGCTGGTCTGCTGGAAGAAAAACGCAAGACTGGCGGTCGTAACAACAACGGCCGTATCACTACCCGTCATATCGGTGGTGGTCACAAACAGCATTATCGTCTGATTGACTTCAAACGCAACAAAGACGGTATCCCAGCTAAGATCGAACGTCTGGAATACGATCCAAACCGTTCTGCTAACATCGCTCTGGTGTTATACGCAGATGGTGAACGTCGTTATATTCTGGCACCAAAAAATCTGAAAGCTGGCGATCCTATCGTTTCTGGTGTGGATGCAGCAATCAAAGCTGGTAACGCGCTGCCTATGCGTAATATCCCGGTTGGTACTACTGTTCACGCAGTAGAAATGAAACCAGGTAAAGGCGCACAGATCGCTCGTTCTGCTGGTGCTAGCGTACAGATCCTGGCGCGTGAAGGTGCATATGTAACCTTACGTCTGCGTTCCGGTGAAGTTCGTAAAGTATTGGCTGAATGCCGTGCTACTGTTGGTGAAGTTGGCAATGCTGAGCATATGCTGCGTCAATTGGGTAAAGCCGGTGCTAACCGCTGGCGTGGCATTCGTCCTACCGTTCGTGGTATGGCGATGAACCCAGTTGACCATCCACACGGTGGTGGTGAGGGTCGCAATAAAGGTATCCAGCCTGTATCTCCTTGGGGTACTCCGGCTAAAGGCTACCGCACCCGTAGCAACAAGCGCACTGACAAGTACATCGTACGTCGTCGTAATAAGTAA
- the rplC gene encoding 50S ribosomal protein L3, which yields MTLGLVGRKLGMTRVFTEDGVSIPVTVIEVEANRVTQLKTLETDGYTAVQVTTGVKKASRLTKAEAGHFAKAEVEAGRGLWEFRLNDGEGADLTVGSELKVDIFADVKKADVTGVSKGKGFAGVVKRWNFRTQDMTHGNSRSHRVPGSIGQNQSPGKVFKGKKMAGHLGSERVTVQSLDIVRVDVERNLLLIKGAVPGATNGDVIVKPAVKA from the coding sequence ATGACTCTCGGTCTTGTAGGTCGCAAATTGGGTATGACTCGCGTCTTCACTGAAGACGGCGTATCTATTCCAGTGACTGTTATTGAAGTAGAAGCCAACCGTGTTACCCAGCTGAAAACTCTGGAAACTGACGGTTACACCGCTGTTCAAGTAACAACTGGTGTTAAAAAGGCAAGCCGCCTGACTAAAGCTGAAGCTGGCCATTTCGCCAAAGCTGAAGTAGAAGCAGGTCGCGGTCTGTGGGAATTCCGTTTGAATGACGGCGAAGGTGCTGACTTAACTGTTGGTTCTGAGCTGAAAGTCGACATTTTCGCTGACGTTAAAAAAGCAGACGTTACTGGTGTCTCTAAAGGTAAAGGCTTTGCTGGCGTTGTTAAACGTTGGAACTTCCGCACCCAAGACATGACCCATGGTAACTCGCGTTCACATCGTGTTCCGGGTTCTATCGGTCAAAACCAGTCTCCGGGTAAAGTGTTCAAAGGCAAAAAAATGGCTGGCCATTTAGGTTCTGAGCGTGTGACTGTTCAGAGTCTGGATATTGTGCGCGTTGATGTTGAACGTAACCTGCTGCTCATCAAAGGTGCAGTGCCAGGTGCGACCAACGGCGACGTTATCGTCAAGCCTGCCGTTAAAGCGTAA
- the argC gene encoding N-acetyl-gamma-glutamyl-phosphate reductase, translating into MLNVVIIGASGYAGAELALLVHKHPELNLKGLYVSAGSQDANKPFSALHPQCLGLVDLPVKPLDDAGMQEAKIGTDLVCLATAHEVSMNLAPVFLAAGIPVFDLSGAFRVQQDGFYDKYYGFTHDQPEWLSKAVYGLAEWNAEQIKQTDLVAVAGCYPTASLLALKPLMEAGLIKADTTPIINAVSGVSGAGRKAAIGTSFCEVSLNPYGVFNHRHQPEISYHLGGKVIFQPHLGNFVRGILATIYVQLADDVTEEQVNAAYAQAYTDSPIVRLSKQWPSIRSVAGTPFCDLHWQMQDGMLIVGSAIDNLLKGASSQALQCINLRFGFAPTTGLM; encoded by the coding sequence ATGCTTAATGTCGTAATTATTGGTGCCAGTGGCTATGCCGGTGCAGAGCTTGCTTTATTAGTGCACAAACACCCTGAGCTTAACCTGAAAGGGCTCTATGTGTCTGCAGGTAGTCAGGATGCCAACAAACCTTTTTCTGCTTTGCATCCACAATGCTTAGGTCTGGTCGATCTGCCAGTTAAGCCGTTAGATGATGCGGGTATGCAAGAAGCCAAAATCGGTACCGATCTGGTTTGCTTGGCGACCGCGCATGAAGTCAGTATGAATCTGGCGCCTGTTTTCTTAGCTGCGGGTATTCCGGTGTTTGATCTGTCTGGTGCCTTCCGTGTGCAGCAAGATGGCTTTTACGACAAATATTATGGTTTCACTCACGATCAACCAGAATGGCTGTCGAAAGCTGTTTATGGTTTAGCGGAGTGGAATGCTGAGCAAATCAAGCAAACTGATTTGGTTGCGGTCGCGGGCTGTTATCCAACCGCATCATTGCTGGCGCTGAAACCGCTGATGGAAGCGGGCCTGATCAAAGCGGATACTACACCGATCATCAATGCGGTATCCGGCGTTTCTGGTGCAGGCCGGAAGGCAGCGATTGGTACGAGTTTCTGTGAGGTGAGCTTGAACCCTTACGGTGTGTTTAATCACCGTCATCAACCTGAAATAAGCTATCACTTGGGTGGGAAGGTCATATTCCAACCGCATCTGGGTAATTTCGTTCGCGGCATTCTGGCGACCATCTATGTACAGCTGGCTGATGATGTGACTGAAGAGCAAGTGAATGCCGCTTATGCCCAAGCTTACACCGATAGCCCAATTGTCCGCTTAAGCAAACAATGGCCGTCGATCCGCAGTGTGGCTGGCACACCATTCTGTGATCTGCATTGGCAAATGCAAGATGGAATGCTGATTGTTGGTTCCGCGATCGATAACTTGTTGAAAGGTGCCTCATCACAAGCGCTGCAATGTATTAATCTGCGGTTTGGTTTCGCGCCAACTACTGGTTTGATGTAA
- the argH gene encoding argininosuccinate lyase produces the protein MALWGGRFSQAADTRFKQFNDSLRFDYRLAEQDIVGSIGWSKALVSVGILTADEQAKLEAALLTLKAEVEADPEQILRSDAEDIHSWVEGKLIERVGDLGKKLHTGRSRNDQVATDLKLWCKQQGNLLLESIHGLQSKLVATARQYQTTVLPGYTHLQRAQPVTFSHWALAYVEMLDRDYSRLQDALKRLNTSPLGSGALAGTAYPIDRQALALDLGFERATRNSLDSVSDRDHAIELMSTAALSMIHLSRFAEDLIFYASGEAGFIELSDKVTSGSSLMPQKKNPDALELIRGKTGRVAGALNGMLMTLKALPLAYNKDMQEDKEGLFDALDTWHDCLDMAQLVLEDLKVNEPVTKAAAMGGYSNATELADYLVAKGIPFREAHHIVGEAVVYAITQQKPLENLTVAEFKQFNAVIADDVYPILSLESTLAKRQALGGVCAEQIAHALQQAEQHLAARSF, from the coding sequence ATGGCTTTATGGGGTGGACGTTTCAGCCAAGCGGCTGATACCCGATTTAAACAATTTAATGACTCGCTGCGTTTTGATTATCGTCTGGCAGAGCAGGATATTGTCGGTTCCATTGGTTGGTCAAAGGCGCTGGTTAGCGTAGGAATTCTAACCGCAGATGAACAAGCAAAACTGGAAGCAGCATTACTGACCTTGAAAGCGGAAGTGGAAGCTGATCCAGAACAAATTCTACGCTCTGATGCAGAAGATATTCACTCTTGGGTGGAAGGCAAATTGATCGAGCGTGTTGGCGATCTGGGCAAGAAATTACATACCGGACGTAGCCGTAATGATCAGGTCGCAACCGATCTAAAATTGTGGTGCAAACAGCAGGGTAATCTGTTGTTGGAAAGTATTCACGGTTTGCAGAGTAAATTAGTCGCAACTGCACGTCAGTATCAAACCACCGTGTTACCAGGCTATACCCATTTGCAACGTGCCCAACCAGTGACGTTTTCGCATTGGGCGTTGGCCTACGTTGAAATGTTGGATCGTGACTACTCCCGCCTGCAGGATGCGCTGAAACGTCTCAACACCAGCCCGCTAGGCTCAGGTGCACTAGCGGGAACTGCCTATCCGATTGACCGTCAGGCACTGGCGCTGGATCTGGGTTTTGAGCGTGCAACCCGCAACAGTCTGGATTCAGTTTCTGATCGTGATCATGCCATTGAGCTGATGAGCACCGCAGCTCTTTCTATGATCCACTTATCCCGTTTTGCCGAAGATCTGATCTTCTATGCGTCGGGCGAAGCAGGTTTCATCGAGTTATCCGACAAAGTGACTTCAGGCTCATCACTGATGCCACAGAAGAAAAATCCAGATGCATTAGAGTTGATCCGTGGTAAGACTGGCCGTGTAGCTGGTGCATTAAACGGTATGCTGATGACACTGAAAGCATTGCCTTTGGCATACAACAAAGACATGCAGGAAGATAAAGAAGGCCTGTTTGATGCGCTGGATACCTGGCATGACTGCTTAGATATGGCCCAGCTGGTATTAGAAGACCTTAAAGTTAACGAACCCGTTACCAAAGCAGCGGCGATGGGCGGTTATTCCAACGCCACTGAATTGGCCGATTATTTGGTCGCCAAGGGTATTCCATTCCGCGAAGCACATCATATCGTTGGTGAAGCGGTTGTTTATGCGATTACGCAGCAAAAACCATTGGAAAATCTGACTGTTGCTGAATTTAAACAGTTTAACGCAGTAATTGCTGATGATGTATATCCAATCCTGTCGTTGGAATCAACACTGGCGAAACGTCAGGCGCTAGGCGGTGTTTGTGCGGAACAAATTGCTCACGCACTACAACAAGCGGAACAGCACTTAGCGGCTCGCTCGTTCTGA
- the rplW gene encoding 50S ribosomal protein L23, translating to MIREERLLKVLKAPHISEKSTMVAEKLNTIVFKVATDATKAEIKAAVEKLFEVKVEAVRTLNVVGKTKRTGSRMGRRSDWKKAYVTLVEGQDIDFVGGAAE from the coding sequence ATGATCCGTGAAGAGCGTCTACTGAAAGTTCTGAAGGCTCCGCACATCTCTGAAAAGAGCACCATGGTAGCTGAAAAACTGAACACTATCGTGTTCAAAGTTGCTACTGATGCTACTAAAGCAGAAATCAAAGCGGCAGTTGAAAAACTGTTCGAAGTTAAGGTTGAAGCTGTTCGTACCTTGAACGTTGTTGGCAAGACCAAACGTACTGGTTCACGCATGGGCCGTCGTTCCGACTGGAAAAAAGCCTACGTGACTCTGGTTGAAGGTCAAGACATCGACTTCGTGGGCGGCGCTGCCGAGTAA
- the argE gene encoding acetylornithine deacetylase codes for MSNLDFFQMYRDIIALPSISSTDPAWDQSNKGVIELLASWFEQFGMQIDITPVPGTAGKLNLIATIGSGDGGLLLAGHTDTVPFDAGRWQKDPFQLTQEGDRIYGLGTIDMKGFFVFIAEALKDIDLTQLKKPLRILATADEETSMAGAKAIADAHPIRPDYAVIGEPTGLVPVFMHKGHMSEAIRVTGKSGHSSNPANGVNAIEIMHKVLSKVLVMQQELKQKYNNAHFDVPYPTLNLGSIHGGDSANRICGGCELCIDLRPIPGVMPEDLIAELKRHLAPVEAEYPGAISLEHLHEPVPPYGCDENSLLVKEAEVLSGHPAEVVNYCTEAPFIQQLGCETIVMGPGYITQAHQPDEYLDLSFVKPTTELIRHLVQRFCL; via the coding sequence ATGAGTAATCTTGATTTTTTTCAGATGTACCGCGATATTATCGCGCTCCCATCGATCAGCAGCACAGATCCTGCCTGGGATCAGAGTAATAAAGGTGTGATCGAACTGCTCGCATCGTGGTTTGAACAATTTGGTATGCAGATCGACATTACGCCAGTGCCAGGTACAGCAGGAAAACTGAATCTGATCGCAACCATTGGCAGTGGTGACGGTGGGCTGCTCCTTGCCGGCCACACTGATACCGTACCTTTTGATGCCGGACGTTGGCAAAAAGATCCATTCCAGCTAACGCAAGAAGGTGATCGTATTTATGGTCTTGGAACCATCGATATGAAAGGCTTTTTTGTTTTTATTGCCGAAGCACTAAAAGATATCGACCTAACTCAGCTGAAAAAACCATTACGTATTCTGGCGACTGCCGACGAAGAGACCAGCATGGCGGGCGCAAAAGCGATTGCCGATGCCCATCCAATCCGACCAGATTATGCGGTGATTGGTGAACCGACAGGTTTAGTGCCGGTATTTATGCATAAAGGTCACATGTCTGAAGCGATCAGAGTGACAGGCAAAAGCGGGCACTCATCAAACCCGGCAAATGGCGTCAATGCCATCGAAATTATGCATAAAGTACTGAGTAAAGTGCTGGTGATGCAGCAGGAATTAAAGCAGAAATATAACAACGCTCATTTTGATGTGCCCTACCCGACGTTAAATCTGGGCAGTATTCATGGTGGCGACAGCGCTAACCGTATTTGTGGTGGTTGTGAACTGTGTATCGATTTACGCCCAATTCCCGGTGTCATGCCAGAAGATTTAATTGCCGAGTTAAAACGCCATTTGGCACCGGTAGAAGCGGAATATCCAGGTGCCATCAGTCTTGAACATCTGCATGAACCCGTGCCGCCGTATGGGTGTGATGAGAATTCATTGCTGGTCAAAGAAGCCGAAGTGCTGAGTGGCCATCCGGCAGAAGTGGTGAATTACTGTACCGAAGCGCCTTTTATTCAGCAACTCGGCTGCGAAACGATCGTGATGGGGCCCGGCTACATTACTCAAGCACACCAGCCAGATGAATACCTTGATCTATCCTTTGTTAAACCAACAACGGAATTGATCCGCCATTTGGTGCAACGTTTCTGTTTATAA
- the argB gene encoding acetylglutamate kinase: MTQQVPLIIKLGGALLETEGALTSFIGGIQRFLQQFPRPLVLVHGGGCLVDDLLKALGKTSTKKNGLRVTPADQIPYVVGALAGTANKQMMAEAIAQGLNPVGLSLADGGLCDVTQLDPELGNVGDCKPKNPALLQVLLAQNFLPVISSIGITAQGELMNVNADQAAIALAELLDADLIMLSDVVGILDANKQLIPELNTVKTEQLVADGVITDGMAVKVKAALQVSAAIQKPIVVASWRDPDLLLKLAKGEATGTRIQA; encoded by the coding sequence ATGACACAACAAGTTCCGTTGATCATCAAGCTGGGCGGTGCGCTGTTAGAAACTGAAGGCGCATTGACGTCCTTTATCGGTGGTATTCAACGCTTTTTGCAACAATTTCCGCGCCCATTAGTTTTAGTGCATGGTGGTGGTTGTCTGGTTGATGATCTGTTGAAGGCTCTGGGTAAAACCAGCACCAAGAAAAATGGTTTACGTGTTACACCGGCCGATCAAATTCCCTATGTGGTTGGTGCGTTAGCAGGCACCGCCAACAAGCAAATGATGGCGGAAGCAATTGCTCAAGGGTTGAACCCAGTGGGTTTAAGTCTGGCCGATGGTGGTTTGTGCGATGTCACCCAGCTTGATCCTGAGTTGGGCAACGTTGGTGATTGCAAACCCAAAAATCCAGCATTGCTGCAAGTATTACTGGCGCAAAATTTCCTGCCAGTGATTAGCTCGATTGGCATCACCGCGCAAGGTGAGTTGATGAACGTCAATGCCGATCAAGCGGCCATTGCACTAGCAGAGCTGTTGGATGCCGATCTGATCATGTTGTCCGATGTAGTTGGTATTTTGGATGCAAATAAACAACTGATCCCTGAATTGAACACAGTGAAAACAGAACAACTGGTTGCCGACGGCGTGATCACTGATGGTATGGCAGTTAAAGTTAAAGCTGCATTGCAAGTTTCCGCTGCAATTCAAAAACCGATTGTAGTTGCCAGCTGGCGAGACCCTGATTTGTTGCTGAAGCTCGCGAAGGGTGAAGCAACGGGTACTCGTATTCAAGCTTAA
- the rpsJ gene encoding 30S ribosomal protein S10 — MQNQRIRIRLKAFDHRLIDQSTAEIVETAKRTGAQVRGPIPLPTRKERFTVLISPHVNKDARDQYEIRTHKRLVDIVEPTDKTVDALMRLDLAAGVDVQISLG; from the coding sequence ATGCAGAACCAAAGAATCCGTATCCGCCTGAAGGCTTTCGATCATCGTTTGATCGACCAGTCTACTGCGGAAATCGTAGAAACTGCCAAACGCACTGGTGCACAGGTTCGTGGTCCTATTCCACTGCCAACTCGCAAAGAGCGTTTCACTGTACTGATTTCTCCACACGTGAACAAAGATGCGCGTGATCAGTACGAAATCCGCACTCACAAGCGTCTGGTTGACATCGTTGAGCCGACAGACAAGACCGTTGACGCTCTGATGCGTCTGGATCTGGCTGCCGGTGTTGACGTCCAGATCAGCTTGGGTTAA
- a CDS encoding ornithine carbamoyltransferase — MRHLLDTTEFNKEELETLIALGRDMKAKPADYRTGLAGKNIVTLFEKQSLRTRVTFDIGINRLGGHAVYLDQQNGAIGHRESVKDYAENLSRWCDGIVARVFDHKTLLGLREHATVPVVNSLCNLYHPCQALADFMTITENYDDLSKVKLAYLGDGNNVAHSLLLTGAILGTDVTVVSPKGSGPDAQIFNLAVDLARKSGAKLSVTDNCADIRGFDVAYTDTWVSMGDNTPMEAVKDKFMPYQINQALLDNTGIRHVLHCQPAHRELEITSEVMDGPASLIMDEAENRMHIQNAILYTLINQA, encoded by the coding sequence ATGCGTCATCTGTTAGATACCACGGAATTTAATAAAGAAGAGTTAGAAACACTGATCGCGTTAGGTCGGGATATGAAAGCCAAGCCAGCGGATTATCGTACCGGCTTAGCAGGCAAAAACATCGTGACGCTGTTTGAAAAACAGTCACTGCGTACTCGTGTGACTTTTGATATCGGTATCAACCGTCTCGGTGGCCATGCGGTTTATCTGGATCAACAAAATGGCGCAATCGGTCATCGGGAATCAGTGAAAGATTATGCCGAAAACTTATCGCGCTGGTGTGACGGTATTGTCGCCCGAGTGTTCGATCATAAGACGCTACTGGGTTTGCGTGAACACGCCACCGTTCCTGTGGTGAACTCACTGTGCAATCTGTATCACCCATGTCAGGCGTTGGCTGATTTTATGACGATTACCGAAAACTATGACGATCTGAGCAAAGTGAAATTGGCTTATTTAGGTGATGGTAACAACGTTGCTCACTCTTTGCTGCTGACAGGTGCGATTTTGGGTACTGACGTGACGGTAGTGTCACCAAAAGGTTCAGGCCCAGATGCGCAAATCTTTAATCTGGCCGTGGATCTGGCACGTAAGTCAGGCGCTAAATTATCGGTAACCGATAACTGTGCCGATATCCGCGGTTTTGATGTTGCTTACACCGATACTTGGGTATCAATGGGCGACAATACGCCGATGGAGGCAGTAAAAGACAAATTCATGCCTTACCAGATCAATCAGGCGTTGTTGGATAACACCGGTATCCGTCATGTGCTGCATTGCCAGCCAGCTCATCGTGAGTTAGAAATTACCTCCGAAGTTATGGATGGCCCTGCTTCATTGATCATGGATGAAGCGGAAAACCGTATGCACATCCAGAATGCGATCTTATATACCCTGATCAACCAGGCTTAA
- the rpsS gene encoding 30S ribosomal protein S19, producing MPRSLKKGPFIDLHLLKKVEKAVESADKKPIKTWSRRSMIIPDMIGLTIAVHNGRQHVPVYVSDEMVGHKLGEFAPTRTYRGHAADKKAKKK from the coding sequence ATGCCACGTTCTCTCAAGAAGGGTCCATTTATTGACCTGCACTTGCTGAAGAAGGTTGAGAAAGCGGTGGAAAGCGCGGACAAAAAGCCTATCAAGACTTGGTCCCGTCGTTCAATGATCATTCCAGATATGATTGGTTTGACCATCGCTGTCCATAATGGTCGTCAGCACGTACCCGTTTATGTATCCGACGAAATGGTTGGACATAAGCTGGGTGAATTTGCACCGACTCGTACTTATCGCGGTCATGCCGCTGATAAGAAGGCCAAGAAGAAATAA
- the rplD gene encoding 50S ribosomal protein L4, translated as MELVLKDAQSALQVSETTFGREFNEALVHQVVVAYAAGARQGTRAQKTRSEVSGGGKKPWRQKGTGRARAGTIRSPIWRGGGVTFAAKPQDHSQKVNRKMYRGAIQSILSELVRQDRLVVVEKFGVEAPKTKELLTKLQALDLKDVLIVTPEVEENLFLAARNLYKVDVRDVTGIDPVSLIAFDKVLMTADAVKQIEEMLA; from the coding sequence ATGGAATTGGTATTGAAAGACGCGCAGAGCGCTCTTCAGGTTTCCGAAACTACCTTCGGTCGTGAGTTCAACGAAGCTCTGGTTCACCAGGTAGTCGTTGCTTATGCTGCTGGCGCCCGTCAGGGTACTCGCGCGCAGAAGACTCGCTCTGAAGTGTCTGGCGGCGGTAAAAAACCGTGGCGTCAGAAAGGTACTGGCCGTGCTCGTGCTGGTACTATCCGTTCGCCAATTTGGCGTGGCGGTGGTGTGACCTTTGCAGCTAAACCGCAAGATCACAGCCAAAAAGTGAACCGTAAAATGTATCGCGGTGCGATCCAAAGCATTCTGTCTGAGCTGGTTCGTCAGGATCGTCTGGTAGTTGTAGAGAAATTTGGTGTTGAAGCTCCGAAAACTAAAGAGCTGCTGACCAAACTGCAAGCACTGGATCTGAAAGACGTGCTGATCGTTACCCCAGAAGTTGAAGAAAATCTGTTCCTGGCTGCTCGCAACTTGTACAAAGTTGACGTACGCGACGTAACAGGTATTGATCCGGTTAGCCTGATCGCCTTCGACAAGGTACTGATGACTGCTGATGCAGTGAAGCAAATCGAGGAGATGCTGGCATGA